The DNA sequence TAGGAGATGCAGGAGGTCGGCATCGCTTCCGGGAACTTGAGAGACATCGCCAAAAATGGCGTTCATCTTGGTCCTGCGAACGGGATCGTCTTTCCAGTGATTCGATAGATGGCCGATGTCGAGGGCACCGGAAAGGCTTACTGCGGCGCTGTAACGCTCTGGATGGGCAAGCCCGAGACGGAAGGCTCCGTATCCCCCCATCGAGAGACCAGCGGCGAAGCGAGCTTTGCGGTCGGAACGGATGGGGAACCAAGCTTCGCAGAGAGATGGTAATTCCTGACTGATATAGGACCAGTAGTTCATCCCCGAGGCGGTGTCCTGATAATAGCTCAAGTCAACTCGCGGCATGACGACGACGAGTGGGTAACTGGCCGCATAGCGCTCAATGGAAGTGCGTCGCATCCAGATGGTTTCATCATCGGACCACCCGTGCAGGAGGTAGAGCGCGGGATAACGGTCGAGCCGATCCGGGGTGCTCATCCCGATCTGACCCTGGGCATCGGGCTGGGGAAGAAGAACTTCGACCGAAGTCGAAACTCCTAGTTGTTGGGAAAAAAATCGAGTGCTTAACCAAGCCATCCCTTCACCATGAAATGGTTCACGGCCTGCGGCCAGCTTGAATCAATTTGGATGTGCCCGGTCGCCGCTTTCACGAGGGAAATGCCAAGAGGGTTGCGCTGGGGCGTCAGATGCTGCAGAATTTTGTCTACCGATGGCGAGAGTTACCATCCTCCTTCCTGTGCGCAATGGAGCGCAGACTCTGGAGGCAGCGGTGGAGTCGATCCTCCAGCAGACCTTCAAGGATTGGCGGCTATTGATCGTCGACGATCATTCGACCGACAGGACCCGGAAGTTGGCTGAGGGTTTCTCCGCCGAGGATCGTCGGATTTTGTCGATTCAGGCGGTGGGCCGAGGAATCGTCGCGGCGTTGAACGAAGGGCTCGCGAGGGTATCCAGTCCATTCGTGGCTCGGATGGACGTCGATGACTATTGTCATCCAGAGCGATTGCGGTGGCAGTGCGAGTTTTTGGAGGAGAATCCTGAGATCGGAGTGGTCTCCTGCCGGACCTGGCAGGATGGTGGTGGCCGGGGATATCAGCGCTACATGGATTGGACCAATTCGATTCTCTCGGTGGAGGAGCATTTCCAGAATCGGTTCGTAGAGTCTCCGGTGGCGCATCCGAGTGTCGTCTTTCGACGCGAAATTCCTGACCGCTTTGGGGGCTATCGTGCAGGTGATTTTCCGGAGGACTATGAGATGTGGCTCCGGTGGATGGACCAAGGCGTTCGATTTCAGAAAATCCCGGAATTCCTTCTGGAGTGGAGGGATTCGGAGAAGCGGCTCTCACGGTCTGATCCCCGCTACCGGCCGGAAGCGTTTTATGAAATCAAGAGTCACTTTCTCGGTCGTTGGTTGGAGCGGGAGATCCCTGCGGATCGTCCTCTTTGGCTCTGGGGAGCAGGCCGAGTAACCCGGCGTCGATTTCGGTCTTTGGAGGACAGTGGACATCGTTTCGCCGGATTCCTCGACATTGACCCGAAAAAGATCGGTCAGACGCTGGACGGGCGACCGGTGGAGGATCCGCGAGATCTCGCAGAGGACTCTGATCGATTTCTATTGTTCGGAGTGGGCGCGAGGGGCGCACGCGAGCGAGCCACCCAGTTTCTGGAAAGCCGGGGCTATCGGATCGGGAAGGATTTCTTGGCAGTGGCCTAGGCCGAATACTCTCCGAAAACGTAGTTTTTCAGATGCTCGGCTTCGACTTGATGCTCTTCCATTTGCCAGCGAGTGACATCCCCTATCGAGATGAGCCCGACGAGGCAATCCACCGTATCGAAGACCGGGAGGTGTCGGGTGCGCTTCTCGGTCATTTTCTGCATGGCCGTGGCGATGGTATCCGTGGTGTGAAGGAACTGCGGATCGGGGGTCATCACGTCGGCAATCCGAGTCGTTTGAGGATCCAGGGTTTTGGCGACAACCCGGGTCAGAACGTCACGTTCGGTGAAGATCCCGACCAGTTTTTGTTCCTCCAAGACCACGAGGCTGCCCACACGATGGCGGTTCATCTCAGCGACGGCTTCGAACACGGATTGATCGGGGGAAGTGGAGTAAACGTCCGAGGATTTGCGATTGAGGAGTTTGGTAATAGGGGTGTTGTTTTGAGGCATGGCCGGATATTATCGGAGCATGGCGCGGTTGGCAAACGAATAGAGAAGCAGTTGCGGCTGGCTTTTCGACCGGTGTATGCCTATCGAATGAAAGGGTGGAGAGACCTGTTTTCCCGATTTTCTACCTCTGGCGATTGTGGGCGCTGACTGGAGCCGGAGGATCTGAGCTTGTGGTGAAAAGAGCGTCTCTGCCTACCGTTTATCATGATTAAAGCCGAGAAAGACCGTATTCGCACCTGGTTGCTGTTTCGTTATTGTCGGTTTGCGATGCGGCGGCGTTTCTTTTCGGTCCGGCTTTACGTGGATTTGGATGATTTTCAAGAAACGGGAACTTTTCCGCTGATTCTCTATGGAAACCATTCCTACTGGTGGGACGGGCTCATGGAGACGCTGATTTTCGACCGGCTGAACCTGGACTACTACATCATGATGGAGGAGAAAAACCTCCTGAAGTTCCGTTATTTTCAGAAAACAGGGGTGTTCGGGGTGGATCTGGACAGCCAGAAAGGCCGGAGCCAGGCCTTGCTTTACGCGGCTCGATTACTGCGTTCAGATAGCTTTCGCCGGACGCTCCTGATGTATCCGCACGGTCGCCTCGTAAACGATTTTGAACCTTGGCCGGAGTTTCAAGGAGGGCTCAGCGGATTGCTGAAGATCAACGAAGGCGCCCACGCCCGGCCGATGGCGAAAAAAATCCACTCCGGAAAATATCCTTTGCCAGAGGCGGTGATACGGATCGGGGCACCGATTGCTGCGGATAATTTGGAAGAAGGACTACGGAGCTGTCACGAAAAGCTTCTGAAGGACCTCAACTCGGATGAAGAAACCGATCGTCACTGGTTGATTCCTCCTCCGCGGAAGTGGCATGGGAAGACGTAGGGGCTGGGCTGTCTGAATTCAGGCTGGGGTGCGGGTTGGGCCAACCCGCGCTACCTATTGGGAGATAGCAGCCTGGGAGGCTTATTGTGCGAGCTGTTCGCCGGGGACGGCTTGGCCGGTGCGGCGGTTCAGTTCCTCATAGATGCGGAGGGACACCCAGGCGTCGGTGGCAGTGTAGTTGATTTGCTTCTTGGTCAGAGGATTCTGTTCCCAATTGGAGACCCGTGCGGCTTTGGAAATGCGGAGGTAATTCAGGCTGGGGTGCGGGTTGGGCCAACCCGCGCTACCTATTGGGAGATAGCAGCCGGGGAGACTTATTGTGCGAGCTGTTCGCCGGGGACGGCTTGGCCGGTGCGGCGGTTCAGTTCCTCGTAGATGCGGAGGGAGACCCAGGCGTCGGTGGCGGCGTAGTTGATTTGCTTCTTGGTCAGAGGATTCTGTTCGCAGTTGGAGACCTGTGCGGCTTTGGAAATGCGGAGGTAATTCAGGCTGGGGTGCGGGTTGGGCCAACCCGCGCTACCTATTGTGAGATCGCAGTCGGGGAGACTTAT is a window from the Puniceicoccus vermicola genome containing:
- a CDS encoding alpha/beta hydrolase, producing MAWLSTRFFSQQLGVSTSVEVLLPQPDAQGQIGMSTPDRLDRYPALYLLHGWSDDETIWMRRTSIERYAASYPLVVVMPRVDLSYYQDTASGMNYWSYISQELPSLCEAWFPIRSDRKARFAAGLSMGGYGAFRLGLAHPERYSAAVSLSGALDIGHLSNHWKDDPVRRTKMNAIFGDVSQVPGSDADLLHLLKQPRNEPTRFYQWCGTEDFLYESNSDFRQAAEKASLPLQYSEGPGDHSWAHWDREIQGALDWLMKDTEYSGQ
- a CDS encoding glycosyltransferase family 2 protein; translated protein: MARVTILLPVRNGAQTLEAAVESILQQTFKDWRLLIVDDHSTDRTRKLAEGFSAEDRRILSIQAVGRGIVAALNEGLARVSSPFVARMDVDDYCHPERLRWQCEFLEENPEIGVVSCRTWQDGGGRGYQRYMDWTNSILSVEEHFQNRFVESPVAHPSVVFRREIPDRFGGYRAGDFPEDYEMWLRWMDQGVRFQKIPEFLLEWRDSEKRLSRSDPRYRPEAFYEIKSHFLGRWLEREIPADRPLWLWGAGRVTRRRFRSLEDSGHRFAGFLDIDPKKIGQTLDGRPVEDPRDLAEDSDRFLLFGVGARGARERATQFLESRGYRIGKDFLAVA
- a CDS encoding CBS domain-containing protein — translated: MPQNNTPITKLLNRKSSDVYSTSPDQSVFEAVAEMNRHRVGSLVVLEEQKLVGIFTERDVLTRVVAKTLDPQTTRIADVMTPDPQFLHTTDTIATAMQKMTEKRTRHLPVFDTVDCLVGLISIGDVTRWQMEEHQVEAEHLKNYVFGEYSA